The following are from one region of the Oncorhynchus nerka isolate Pitt River linkage group LG8, Oner_Uvic_2.0, whole genome shotgun sequence genome:
- the LOC115132991 gene encoding endoplasmic reticulum-Golgi intermediate compartment protein 2-like isoform X1, with amino-acid sequence MRRLYRKKALSLVKELDAFPKVPESYVETTATGGTVSLIAFTAMALLAFFEFFVYRDTWMKYEYEVDKDFSSKLRINIDITVAMKCQHVGADILDLAETMITSNGIQYEPVIFELTPQQKLWHRTLLLIQNRLREEHSLQEVLYKSVLKGAPTALPPREGTASEPLSACRIHGHVYVNKVAGNFHITVGKPIHHPRGHAHIAAFVSHDTYNFSHRIDHLSFGEEIPGIINPLDGTEKITSNHNEMFQYFITVVPTKLHTSKVSADTHQFSVTERETAWQADHLLHECSIKRTLRLQGAKERVINHAAGSHGVSGIFMKYDTSSLMVTVSEQHMPLWQFLVRLCGIIGGIFSTTGMIHGFVGFCFDIVCCRFKLGPYKPREVVLPDAHVNNRAAPLLTDNHVQE; translated from the exons ATGAGGCGTCTGTACAGGAAGAAAGCCCTGAGTCTGGTTAAGGAGCTGGATGCCTTCCCCAAGGTCCCAGAGAGCTATGTCGAGACCACAGCCACAGGGGGGACAG TGTCCTTGATAGCATTCACTGCCATGGCACTGCTGGCCTTCTTTGAGTTCTTTGTGTATCGGGACACCTGGATGAAGTATGAATACGAAGTGGATAAAGATTTCTCAAG TAAATTGAGAATAAACATAGATATTACAGTTGCCATGAAATGCCAAC ATGTGGGTGCAGACATTCTGGACCTGGCAGAGACTATGATAACATCAAATGGCATTCAGTATGAGCCT GTGATTTTTGAGCTGACCCCGCAGCAAAAACTGTGGCACAG GACCCTGTTGCTGATACAGAACAGGCTGAGGGAGGAGCATTCTCTACAGGAGGTCTTGTACAAGAGTGTTCTAAAGGGAGCCCCTACGGCCTTGCCCCCTAG agAGGGCACCGCCTCAGAGCCCTTAAGTGCCTGTAGGATACATGGGCACGTCTACGTCAACAAAGTGGCTGGGAACTTCCACATCACAGTGGGAAA gCCTATTCATCATCCTCGTGGCCATGCTCATATAGCAGCTTTTGTAAGCCATGACA CGTACAACTTCTCCCATCGGATAGACCATTTGTCTTTCGGAGAAGAGATCCCCGGCATCATCAATCCTCTGGACGGGACAGAGAAAATCACCAGCAACC ATAATGAGATGTTCCAGTATTTCATTACGGTGGTTCCTACCAAACTGCACACGTCCAAGGTGTCGGCAGACACACACCAGTTCTCTGTGACGGAGAGG gagactgcgtggcaagctgaccacctgttacacgagtgcagcatcaaaaggaccttgaggctgcaaggagccaag GAGCGGGTGATCAACCATGCCGCGGGCAGCCACGGTGTGTCTGGGATCTTTATGAAGTACGACACCAGCTCTCTGATGGTGACGGTCAGTGAGCAGCACATGCCCCTCTGGCAGTTCCTGGTACGACTCTGTGGCATCATCGGGGGTATCTTCTCCACCACAG GCATGATCCATGGGTTTGTTGGCTTCTGTTTCGACATAGTCTGCTGTCGTTTCAAACTAGGCCCATATAAACCTAGAGAG GTGGTTCTCCCAGATGCCCATGTGAACAACCGTGCTGCTCCGCTCCTGACGGACAACCACGTACAGGAGTAG
- the LOC115132991 gene encoding endoplasmic reticulum-Golgi intermediate compartment protein 2-like isoform X2 has product MRRLYRKKALSLVKELDAFPKVPESYVETTATGGTVSLIAFTAMALLAFFEFFVYRDTWMKYEYEVDKDFSSKLRINIDITVAMKCQHVGADILDLAETMITSNGIQYEPVIFELTPQQKLWHRTLLLIQNRLREEHSLQEVLYKSVLKGAPTALPPREGTASEPLSACRIHGHVYVNKVAGNFHITVGKPIHHPRGHAHIAAFVSHDTYNFSHRIDHLSFGEEIPGIINPLDGTEKITSNHNEMFQYFITVVPTKLHTSKVSADTHQFSVTERERVINHAAGSHGVSGIFMKYDTSSLMVTVSEQHMPLWQFLVRLCGIIGGIFSTTGMIHGFVGFCFDIVCCRFKLGPYKPREVVLPDAHVNNRAAPLLTDNHVQE; this is encoded by the exons ATGAGGCGTCTGTACAGGAAGAAAGCCCTGAGTCTGGTTAAGGAGCTGGATGCCTTCCCCAAGGTCCCAGAGAGCTATGTCGAGACCACAGCCACAGGGGGGACAG TGTCCTTGATAGCATTCACTGCCATGGCACTGCTGGCCTTCTTTGAGTTCTTTGTGTATCGGGACACCTGGATGAAGTATGAATACGAAGTGGATAAAGATTTCTCAAG TAAATTGAGAATAAACATAGATATTACAGTTGCCATGAAATGCCAAC ATGTGGGTGCAGACATTCTGGACCTGGCAGAGACTATGATAACATCAAATGGCATTCAGTATGAGCCT GTGATTTTTGAGCTGACCCCGCAGCAAAAACTGTGGCACAG GACCCTGTTGCTGATACAGAACAGGCTGAGGGAGGAGCATTCTCTACAGGAGGTCTTGTACAAGAGTGTTCTAAAGGGAGCCCCTACGGCCTTGCCCCCTAG agAGGGCACCGCCTCAGAGCCCTTAAGTGCCTGTAGGATACATGGGCACGTCTACGTCAACAAAGTGGCTGGGAACTTCCACATCACAGTGGGAAA gCCTATTCATCATCCTCGTGGCCATGCTCATATAGCAGCTTTTGTAAGCCATGACA CGTACAACTTCTCCCATCGGATAGACCATTTGTCTTTCGGAGAAGAGATCCCCGGCATCATCAATCCTCTGGACGGGACAGAGAAAATCACCAGCAACC ATAATGAGATGTTCCAGTATTTCATTACGGTGGTTCCTACCAAACTGCACACGTCCAAGGTGTCGGCAGACACACACCAGTTCTCTGTGACGGAGAGG GAGCGGGTGATCAACCATGCCGCGGGCAGCCACGGTGTGTCTGGGATCTTTATGAAGTACGACACCAGCTCTCTGATGGTGACGGTCAGTGAGCAGCACATGCCCCTCTGGCAGTTCCTGGTACGACTCTGTGGCATCATCGGGGGTATCTTCTCCACCACAG GCATGATCCATGGGTTTGTTGGCTTCTGTTTCGACATAGTCTGCTGTCGTTTCAAACTAGGCCCATATAAACCTAGAGAG GTGGTTCTCCCAGATGCCCATGTGAACAACCGTGCTGCTCCGCTCCTGACGGACAACCACGTACAGGAGTAG